CTCATTACCGGTGGGTCATCGAGACGCTTCCATGCCCGTGCTCCTCTTCCATGACCTCCACGCCTGCACCATGATTGACGGTCCAGGTGATGACTTGGCTGGAAATGACAACGGCCAAAATGGTATACATCATCTCTTTCATCGGTACGAACCAGAACGACATGCAAAGCACAATAACGTCCAGTAAAAGAAAGACCGTACCAATGGACAATCCCGTGTACTTACTGATCAACAGGGAGAAAATATCGTCTCCACCTGTCGCAGCTCCATAGCGCAGAACCAATCCGGTACCTAGCCCGGTCAATACACCGGCCAAGACAGACGCCAGCGGCATCATTCTGCTCATATCCATGACAATCGGTGAAAATCGTTCAAACAAATCGTAAAACACGGTAAAAGCAAGTGATGCAAAAATGGTGTCCCAAATGAACTGGCGGCCTCTTACTAACCAGGCAACCAAAAACAGTGGAATATCTAGCAAAAGCATCACCATCGCTGGCGACAAGTCAAAGGCGTATTTCGCCAGTAACCCCAAGCCAACAAACCCACCTTCAGACAAATGGTTCTGAAAGTTAATGTGATAATACGCAAAAGCAAGTAAACAAGCTCCAAACAAAATCATACTATAACGCTTAGATAACTGCAGCGCTCTCCTCATCATGGTTTCCTCGCATTTTTGTCGGTTTAGGCACAGACGACCAACCGACTACCGAGGAACATCGCAAGCATAAGTCGCTACTCATACAAATGGCCTCGCTTTCGTAGTAGATTAGTCGTCTTCAGTGACGATCGACTACTACGAAGCTAGATGTAGGAGAGGTCAAAACGTTTCCAGATCGTCCTATGGGGACGCATGGTATCCTGATCCCTTCCATGGCTTTTCTTGTATTATATCATAAAAAAGGTGAAAAGACGATTCGAAACCGTCTTTTCACCGCGTTAAAATCGGAAAGCTTGTCCTTTTAGTTCCACCGGAATTCCTGCTGTGACAAGAAAAACTTGATCGGCAACAGCTGCCACGCGCTGATTCATCAGCCCCGCCAAGTCTCGGAACATACGGCCTAACGGATGTTGTGGGACGAGTCCGTCGCCCACTTCGTTTGTCACCAGCAAAACGGTGCCATGGTAGTCTTTTAGCTTGTTTACCAGCACATCCACCTGCTGG
The window above is part of the Brevibacillus brevis NBRC 100599 genome. Proteins encoded here:
- a CDS encoding YitT family protein; protein product: MMRRALQLSKRYSMILFGACLLAFAYYHINFQNHLSEGGFVGLGLLAKYAFDLSPAMVMLLLDIPLFLVAWLVRGRQFIWDTIFASLAFTVFYDLFERFSPIVMDMSRMMPLASVLAGVLTGLGTGLVLRYGAATGGDDIFSLLISKYTGLSIGTVFLLLDVIVLCMSFWFVPMKEMMYTILAVVISSQVITWTVNHGAGVEVMEEEHGHGSVSMTHR